A part of Myxococcales bacterium genomic DNA contains:
- a CDS encoding sigma-70 family RNA polymerase sigma factor has protein sequence MLRDEHAFTELMRAYQARIFGLILRMLGNHAEAEEVAQEVFIQVFKSIGSFRGDSKFTTWIYRIAINHCKNRVKYLRVRHSKQQDELEAVAERMPLGEGRGSNTGHIARPDEALAGKQIERIVQQAISEIDPGFRECLILRDVEELSYEEIEAITGLPTGTVKSRIFRARTQLRGLVEAKLGEKIG, from the coding sequence ATGCTGCGCGACGAGCACGCGTTCACGGAGCTCATGCGCGCCTACCAGGCGCGCATCTTCGGGCTCATCTTGCGCATGCTCGGCAACCACGCCGAGGCCGAAGAGGTCGCCCAAGAGGTCTTCATCCAGGTCTTCAAGTCGATCGGCAGCTTCCGCGGCGACTCGAAGTTCACGACCTGGATCTACCGAATCGCGATCAACCACTGCAAGAACCGGGTGAAGTACCTGCGGGTTCGCCACTCGAAGCAGCAAGACGAGCTCGAGGCGGTCGCGGAGCGCATGCCGCTCGGCGAGGGGCGCGGCTCCAACACCGGGCACATCGCCCGCCCCGACGAGGCGCTCGCGGGCAAGCAGATCGAGCGCATCGTGCAGCAGGCCATCTCCGAGATCGATCCCGGCTTCCGCGAGTGCCTCATTTTGCGAGACGTCGAGGAGCTGAGCTACGAGGAGATCGAGGCCATCACCGGCCTCCCGACCGGCACCGTGAAGAGCCGAATCTTCCGGGCGCGCACCCAGCTACGAGGACTCGTCGAAGCCAAGCTCGGAGAGAAGATCGGATGA
- the glgP gene encoding alpha-glucan family phosphorylase — protein MPSIRRFTVIPRLPTNLEPLRTIAHNLWWTWTPSARALFLRIDEALFESVHANPIELLSRAPQARLEELSRDDAFLAHLDAVAQGLDRYMTRESWFQKAFPDASGATIAYFSMEYGLHESLPIYSGGLGVLAGDHLKTASDLGVPLVGVGLAYAEGYFRQVLNSDGWQTERYPINDWSRLPVQPVLGPTGTRLVLDVQYPERIVKAQVWRVQVGRVPLFLLDANLEENAPIDRSVTGPLYGGDQEFRVRQEIMLGIGGVHALEAMGLTATVCHMNEGHSAFLTLERVRRTMEREGVSFAVANEACCAGHVFTTHTPVPAGNDAFAPALVTRYLEPYRAALALTEGELLTLGRADPLDPTSPFSMPVFAIHNADHRNGVSALHGEVSRRMWKDLWPELPEHEVPILSVTNGVHTPSWISREMAALFTRYLGPRWVDALAEPEFWARVRAIPDAELWETHEARRYRLIQLCRQWLCAAAEKRGASPAAQAELEEVLDPRALTIGFARRFATYKRAALLFRDIERVKRLLCDPERPVQLVFAGKAHPQDKGGKELIRSIVQHAQNPELRGRVVFVEDYDMRIARALVAGVDVWLNNPRRPHEASGTSGMKAAANGALNLSILDGWWAEAYEEHGREVGWAIGHGEEFDDDDGDDREAEILYDLLEREVVPLFYDREAQSRLPREWIRRMKQSIACLVPSFNTARMVREYTERFYVPAIASSRRLREGALAGARELVAWKQRVRAGWEGVAVLDVALRTPTELRVGEPARVEVLVALGDLTPGDVVVELYHGPTEGGHDLPRGATVRMAHLESVGREHRYVGEVPTIESGAYGVSARIAPASPRPTRAFPTALLRWA, from the coding sequence ATGCCCTCGATCCGGCGCTTCACGGTCATCCCCCGCCTCCCCACGAACCTCGAGCCGCTGCGGACCATCGCCCACAACCTGTGGTGGACCTGGACGCCCTCGGCGCGCGCGCTCTTCCTCCGCATCGACGAGGCGCTCTTCGAGTCGGTCCACGCGAACCCGATCGAGCTCTTGTCGCGAGCGCCGCAGGCCCGCCTCGAGGAGCTCTCGCGGGACGACGCGTTCCTCGCGCACCTCGACGCCGTGGCGCAGGGCCTCGACAGGTACATGACCCGCGAGAGCTGGTTCCAGAAGGCCTTCCCCGACGCGAGCGGCGCCACCATCGCGTACTTCTCGATGGAGTACGGCCTCCACGAGTCGCTGCCGATCTACTCCGGCGGCCTCGGGGTCCTCGCCGGGGACCACCTGAAGACGGCGAGCGACCTCGGCGTGCCGCTCGTGGGCGTGGGGCTGGCCTACGCGGAGGGGTACTTCCGCCAGGTGCTGAACTCGGACGGCTGGCAGACCGAGCGATACCCGATCAACGACTGGTCGCGGCTGCCCGTCCAGCCCGTGCTCGGCCCTACGGGGACGCGCCTCGTGCTCGACGTGCAGTACCCCGAGCGGATCGTGAAGGCGCAGGTGTGGCGCGTGCAGGTCGGGCGCGTGCCGCTCTTCCTGCTCGACGCGAACCTCGAAGAGAACGCCCCAATCGATCGCAGCGTGACCGGGCCTCTCTACGGCGGCGATCAGGAGTTCCGGGTCCGCCAGGAGATCATGCTCGGGATCGGCGGCGTCCACGCGCTCGAGGCCATGGGCCTCACCGCGACCGTGTGCCACATGAACGAGGGTCACTCCGCGTTCCTCACGCTCGAGCGCGTGCGGCGCACGATGGAGCGCGAGGGCGTCTCCTTCGCCGTGGCGAACGAGGCGTGCTGCGCTGGCCACGTCTTCACCACGCACACGCCGGTCCCCGCAGGGAACGACGCCTTCGCACCGGCGCTCGTCACGCGGTACCTCGAGCCCTACCGCGCGGCGCTCGCGCTGACCGAGGGTGAGCTGCTCACGCTCGGGCGGGCCGATCCGCTCGACCCCACGTCGCCGTTCTCGATGCCCGTGTTCGCCATCCACAACGCGGACCACCGCAACGGCGTGAGCGCGCTCCACGGCGAGGTCTCGCGCCGCATGTGGAAGGATCTCTGGCCGGAGCTTCCCGAGCACGAGGTCCCGATCCTCTCCGTCACCAACGGTGTGCACACGCCCTCGTGGATCTCGCGCGAGATGGCCGCGCTCTTCACGCGGTACCTCGGGCCGCGCTGGGTCGACGCGCTCGCGGAGCCCGAGTTCTGGGCGCGCGTGCGAGCCATCCCCGACGCGGAGCTCTGGGAGACCCACGAGGCGCGGCGCTACCGGCTCATCCAGCTGTGTCGCCAGTGGCTCTGCGCCGCCGCCGAGAAGCGCGGCGCCTCTCCCGCCGCGCAGGCCGAGCTCGAGGAGGTGCTCGACCCGCGCGCGCTCACGATCGGCTTCGCGCGACGCTTCGCGACCTACAAGCGCGCCGCGCTGCTCTTCCGAGACATCGAGCGCGTCAAGCGCCTGCTGTGCGATCCCGAGCGCCCGGTGCAGCTCGTGTTCGCGGGCAAGGCCCACCCCCAAGACAAGGGCGGCAAGGAGCTCATTCGGTCGATCGTGCAGCATGCACAGAACCCCGAGCTCCGCGGGCGGGTGGTCTTCGTCGAGGACTACGACATGCGCATCGCGCGCGCCCTCGTCGCCGGCGTCGACGTGTGGCTCAACAACCCCCGCCGTCCTCACGAGGCGAGCGGCACGAGCGGCATGAAGGCCGCCGCGAACGGCGCGCTGAACCTGAGCATCCTCGACGGCTGGTGGGCGGAGGCCTACGAGGAGCACGGGCGCGAGGTCGGCTGGGCCATCGGCCACGGCGAGGAGTTCGACGACGACGACGGCGACGACCGCGAGGCGGAGATTCTGTACGACCTGCTCGAGCGCGAGGTGGTGCCGCTCTTCTACGATCGCGAGGCCCAGAGCCGCCTGCCGCGCGAGTGGATCCGCCGCATGAAGCAGTCGATCGCGTGCCTCGTGCCCTCGTTCAACACGGCGCGCATGGTGCGCGAGTACACCGAGCGCTTCTACGTGCCCGCGATCGCCTCGTCGCGGCGCCTGCGCGAGGGCGCGCTCGCCGGCGCGCGCGAGCTCGTAGCCTGGAAGCAGCGCGTGCGAGCCGGGTGGGAGGGCGTCGCGGTCCTCGACGTGGCGCTCCGCACGCCGACGGAGCTGCGCGTGGGCGAGCCCGCTCGGGTGGAGGTGCTCGTCGCGCTCGGCGACCTCACCCCTGGCGACGTGGTGGTCGAGCTTTACCATGGGCCGACCGAGGGCGGGCACGACCTGCCCCGCGGCGCGACGGTCCGGATGGCGCACCTCGAGAGCGTAGGTAGGGAGCACCGCTACGTGGGCGAGGTACCCACCATCGAGAGCGGCGCGTACGGCGTGTCGGCGCGGATAGCGCCCGCGAGCCCGAGGCCCACGCGCGCCTTCCCCACCGCGCTCTTGCGCTGGGCGTGA
- a CDS encoding aspartate aminotransferase family protein → MSAHIPREGREAEAILSDLEAFRRDDARWRDGKVFSLVYDAGPAHAELLKRAHNLYFSENGLNPMAFKSLRRMEAEVVRMSANMLSGGPETVGTMTSGGTESILLAVKAARERAKRHAPWARSPELLVPESAHVAFDKAAHYFGLKLRHAPLADDFTVDVAAVRRMVNRNTVLIVGSAPQYPHGVIDPIGELAAIARSHDIPMHVDACIGGFVLPWLEKLGEPIPPWDFRVDGVTSISADLHKYGYAAKGASVVVYRDMSYLKHQFFVTTDWPGGIYASPSMPGTRPGGTIAAAWAALQGLGEDGYLRHAARTLEAKKKLIAGLEAIPGLAVLGRPQSTIVTYISLDQSLDIYAVADALEDRGWSVDRQQRPSSIHCTLMSRHADIIDAYVAAVADAVAEVRADPSRKSRGNAAMYGMMAKIPFRGMVRKAVEKVMENMYSARDGDVDLGAATSEGPVMKAINEYAPKALELLDTVKARLGRR, encoded by the coding sequence ATGTCCGCGCATATCCCCCGGGAAGGCCGCGAGGCCGAGGCCATCCTCTCCGACCTCGAGGCGTTCCGCAGGGACGACGCGCGCTGGCGCGACGGCAAGGTGTTCAGCCTCGTCTACGACGCAGGGCCGGCGCACGCCGAGCTGCTGAAGCGCGCGCACAACCTCTATTTCTCCGAGAATGGCCTGAACCCCATGGCCTTCAAGAGCCTCCGGAGGATGGAGGCCGAGGTCGTCCGCATGAGCGCCAACATGCTCTCCGGCGGCCCCGAGACCGTGGGCACCATGACGTCCGGCGGGACCGAGTCGATCCTCCTCGCCGTGAAGGCGGCCCGCGAGCGGGCGAAGAGGCACGCGCCCTGGGCTCGGAGCCCAGAGCTGCTCGTCCCCGAGAGCGCGCACGTGGCGTTCGACAAGGCCGCGCACTACTTCGGCCTGAAGCTGCGCCACGCCCCGCTCGCCGACGACTTCACGGTCGACGTCGCGGCGGTGCGCCGCATGGTGAACCGCAACACGGTGCTCATCGTGGGCTCGGCGCCGCAGTACCCCCACGGCGTGATCGATCCCATCGGCGAGCTCGCGGCGATCGCGCGCTCGCACGACATCCCCATGCACGTCGACGCGTGCATCGGCGGGTTCGTGCTCCCGTGGCTCGAGAAGCTCGGCGAGCCCATCCCGCCTTGGGATTTCCGCGTCGACGGGGTCACGTCGATCTCCGCCGATCTCCACAAGTACGGGTATGCGGCGAAGGGCGCGAGCGTCGTCGTCTACCGCGACATGAGCTATCTGAAGCACCAGTTCTTCGTGACGACCGACTGGCCTGGCGGCATCTACGCGTCGCCCAGCATGCCCGGCACTCGCCCCGGCGGCACCATCGCGGCGGCGTGGGCTGCGCTCCAGGGCCTCGGCGAGGACGGCTACCTCCGCCACGCCGCGCGCACCCTCGAGGCCAAGAAGAAGCTCATCGCGGGCCTCGAGGCCATCCCCGGCCTCGCGGTGCTCGGGCGGCCGCAGTCGACCATCGTGACGTACATCTCGCTCGACCAGAGCCTCGACATCTACGCGGTGGCCGACGCCCTCGAAGATCGCGGCTGGTCGGTCGATCGCCAGCAGCGCCCGAGCTCGATCCACTGCACCCTCATGTCGCGCCACGCCGACATCATCGACGCGTATGTGGCCGCGGTCGCCGACGCGGTGGCCGAGGTGCGCGCCGATCCGTCGCGCAAGAGCCGCGGCAACGCCGCGATGTACGGGATGATGGCGAAGATCCCCTTCCGAGGGATGGTCCGCAAGGCCGTCGAGAAGGTGATGGAAAACATGTATAGTGCACGCGATGGCGACGTCGACCTCGGGGCCGCCACCTCCGAGGGGCCCGTCATGAAGGCCATCAACGAATACGCGCCCAAGGCGCTCGAGCTGCTCGACACAGTGAAGGCCCGCCTCGGCCGGCGCTGA
- a CDS encoding FHA domain-containing protein, with amino-acid sequence MSSELGVTCGQCDTFSLLGVRGCPQCGNPLAVGQPKTRGDGDPPMTERTLTPLEAAIPDARGEEDPPTDRGARLFEEPLKLRRGDPVRFLTPAAASQTHHYGRADLLAEDASSPKLSLEELMDQAKNFVCRSCSTPVPMGHKFCGRCGAAVPPEIMGARTQFFGQLQTPGRAKLILIRGEGVEGLSYHLNAESHSVGRRGELVFADDPFVSPKHANFFYRDGKLVVRDEGSLNGVYIRVRGSVELVPGDLFLAGEQVFRLEGPPVETDGPAPDGTYFYSSPKHGIHFRVTQILHGGAAGATVCARTHSLQIGREGGELNFPVDLYMSGNHCKIEESNGRYTLSDPSSRNGTFVRVKNEQELEHGDYVFIGRKLLRVEITAA; translated from the coding sequence ATGTCCTCCGAGCTCGGCGTCACATGTGGCCAGTGCGACACGTTCTCCCTCTTGGGAGTGCGTGGCTGTCCGCAGTGCGGCAACCCGCTGGCGGTCGGCCAGCCCAAGACGCGCGGCGATGGCGACCCGCCGATGACCGAGCGCACGCTGACGCCCCTCGAGGCCGCCATCCCCGACGCCCGCGGCGAGGAAGACCCGCCGACCGATCGCGGCGCGCGGTTGTTCGAGGAGCCCCTCAAGCTACGTCGCGGTGACCCTGTCCGGTTTCTCACGCCCGCGGCCGCCAGCCAGACCCACCACTACGGCCGCGCGGACCTGCTGGCCGAAGACGCATCGTCTCCAAAGCTCTCCCTCGAGGAACTCATGGACCAAGCAAAGAACTTCGTGTGTCGCTCCTGCTCGACCCCTGTGCCCATGGGGCACAAGTTCTGCGGCCGCTGCGGCGCGGCGGTGCCACCCGAAATCATGGGCGCCCGCACGCAGTTCTTCGGTCAGCTCCAGACGCCGGGCCGCGCGAAGCTCATCCTCATTCGTGGCGAGGGGGTCGAGGGCCTCAGCTACCACCTGAACGCGGAGAGCCACTCGGTCGGTCGGCGCGGCGAGCTCGTGTTCGCCGACGACCCGTTCGTCTCGCCCAAGCACGCGAACTTCTTCTATCGCGACGGCAAGCTCGTGGTGCGCGACGAGGGCTCGCTCAACGGCGTGTACATCCGCGTGCGCGGCTCGGTGGAGCTCGTGCCTGGCGATCTGTTCCTCGCCGGCGAGCAGGTGTTCCGCCTCGAGGGGCCGCCCGTCGAGACCGACGGCCCCGCGCCCGACGGCACCTATTTCTACTCGTCGCCGAAGCACGGCATCCACTTCCGGGTCACCCAGATCCTCCACGGCGGCGCCGCCGGCGCCACGGTGTGCGCGCGCACGCACAGCCTGCAGATCGGCCGTGAGGGGGGCGAGCTGAACTTCCCCGTCGATCTCTACATGAGCGGCAACCACTGCAAGATCGAGGAGAGCAACGGGCGCTACACCCTGAGCGATCCGTCGAGCCGAAACGGCACGTTCGTGCGCGTGAAGAACGAGCAGGAGCTCGAGCACGGCGACTACGTGTTCATCGGTCGGAAGCTCCTCCGCGTCGAGATCACCGCCGCGTAG
- a CDS encoding HAMP domain-containing protein: MRPGRCGPRRRGWSARLKTRLLLWFLAAIVLAFAVSSITLGLTRPEGEGATQVVARRVQLRLAKEWGDTAACDRYVRELRDATGLDFKLERDPQVLPRRSRRHRGPAGMVFDDGVAYVPIVREGEIVGALALRSSTGAPGPLRLVLGLLAGGLVLSAVARKVAKRISRPLEQVAQAAERFGNGELSARTGLDPEARSSEHIADEVREVAYTFDEMAERIERVVRDQRELLGAISHELRSPLGRARVGLELVAGDVSVSPYARETRELLKGIDRELSEVDLILGDLLAAARAGLSDVRLERVALLPWLRGRLAALSRPDLPPLELDAGALDAAGAEASELTLACDQALLGRALSNLVNNAALHGHDASAPITVAVERDAAEVRLLVRDRGPGIATELLPRVFEPFVKGDKARTPGKAGGSGLGLALVLRIAEAHGGRAFAENHVDAQGAVDGAVVGLALPLRA, from the coding sequence TTGAGGCCGGGGCGCTGCGGTCCGCGCCGTCGGGGCTGGAGCGCTCGCCTCAAGACCCGCCTGCTGCTCTGGTTTCTCGCCGCCATCGTGCTCGCCTTCGCCGTGAGCTCGATCACCCTCGGGCTCACGCGGCCCGAAGGCGAGGGCGCCACGCAGGTCGTGGCGAGGCGCGTGCAGCTCCGGCTCGCGAAGGAGTGGGGGGACACGGCCGCCTGTGACCGCTACGTCCGCGAGCTGCGCGACGCGACCGGGCTCGACTTCAAGCTGGAGCGTGATCCCCAGGTGCTGCCCCGGCGCTCGCGTCGGCACCGCGGTCCGGCCGGCATGGTCTTCGACGACGGCGTCGCCTACGTGCCCATCGTGCGCGAGGGCGAGATCGTCGGCGCGCTCGCGCTGCGCTCGTCGACGGGCGCGCCCGGGCCGCTCCGGCTCGTGCTCGGGCTCCTCGCGGGTGGCCTCGTGCTGAGCGCGGTCGCCAGGAAGGTGGCCAAGCGGATCTCCCGCCCTCTCGAGCAGGTCGCCCAGGCGGCGGAGCGCTTCGGCAACGGCGAGCTCTCCGCCCGCACGGGGCTCGACCCCGAGGCCCGCTCCAGCGAGCACATCGCCGACGAGGTCCGCGAGGTGGCCTACACGTTCGACGAGATGGCCGAGCGCATCGAGCGCGTCGTACGCGATCAGCGCGAGCTGCTCGGCGCCATCAGCCACGAGCTCCGGTCACCGCTCGGGCGGGCGCGCGTAGGCCTCGAGCTCGTCGCCGGGGACGTGAGCGTGAGCCCGTACGCGCGCGAGACGCGCGAGCTCCTGAAGGGCATCGATCGCGAGCTCTCCGAGGTCGACCTCATCTTGGGCGATCTGCTCGCCGCCGCGCGCGCCGGGCTCTCCGACGTGCGCCTCGAGCGGGTGGCGCTCCTGCCGTGGCTCCGCGGGCGGCTCGCGGCGCTGTCGCGCCCGGATCTCCCTCCGCTCGAGCTCGACGCCGGCGCGCTCGACGCCGCAGGCGCGGAGGCCTCGGAGCTCACCCTCGCGTGCGACCAAGCGCTCCTCGGGCGCGCGCTCTCCAACCTCGTGAACAACGCCGCGCTGCATGGGCACGACGCGAGCGCGCCCATCACGGTGGCCGTCGAGCGCGACGCCGCCGAGGTGCGCCTCCTCGTGCGCGACCGCGGCCCGGGCATCGCGACCGAGCTCTTGCCTCGCGTGTTCGAGCCGTTCGTGAAGGGCGACAAGGCGCGCACGCCCGGCAAGGCCGGCGGCTCGGGGCTCGGCCTCGCGCTCGTGCTCCGCATCGCCGAGGCGCACGGAGGCCGCGCCTTCGCCGAGAACCACGTCGACGCGCAGGGCGCGGTGGACGGCGCCGTCGTGGGCCTCGCGCTGCCGCTCCGCGCGTGA
- a CDS encoding response regulator transcription factor produces MLRLLLVDDDQDLARLLGEYFAKNEAELAHVPTGELGLARALEGSYDAVLLDVMLPGMDGFEVCRRLRERSEVPVVMLTARGDDNDRIGGLELGADDYVPKPFNPRELMARVRAVVRRTKKPETGRDRLELGDLVIDVHGHEVFLAGKPVQLTSFELRLLTALARRAGETIAREELATQLKGGTYDPAVDRSLDVHVSHLRQKLEKDPRDPRLIRTVRGIGYLLVRPS; encoded by the coding sequence ATGTTGCGGCTCCTCCTCGTGGACGACGATCAAGATCTGGCGCGGCTCCTCGGCGAGTACTTCGCGAAGAACGAGGCGGAGCTCGCCCACGTGCCGACCGGCGAGCTCGGCCTCGCGCGGGCCCTCGAGGGCAGCTACGACGCCGTGCTCCTCGACGTGATGCTCCCAGGGATGGACGGCTTCGAGGTCTGCCGTCGCCTGCGCGAGCGCTCGGAGGTGCCCGTGGTGATGCTCACCGCGCGCGGCGACGACAACGATCGCATCGGGGGCCTCGAGCTGGGCGCCGACGACTACGTCCCGAAGCCGTTCAACCCGCGGGAGCTGATGGCCAGGGTGCGCGCGGTGGTGCGACGCACGAAGAAGCCCGAGACCGGCCGCGACCGCCTCGAGCTCGGCGACCTCGTGATCGACGTCCACGGCCACGAGGTGTTCCTCGCCGGCAAGCCCGTGCAGCTCACGTCGTTCGAGCTCCGCCTGCTCACCGCGCTCGCTCGGCGCGCCGGCGAGACCATCGCCCGCGAGGAGCTCGCCACCCAGCTGAAGGGGGGCACCTACGACCCCGCGGTCGATCGCTCGCTCGACGTCCACGTCAGCCATCTGCGACAAAAACTCGAGAAAGATCCGAGAGATCCGCGCCTCATTCGCACGGTGCGCGGCATCGGCTACCTCCTCGTGAGGCCGAGTTGA
- a CDS encoding arsenic transporter — MDAIEDKRILLLTGKGGVGRSIVTAALAHIAQRRGRRVLVAELGDDPDDYSPLARYFGRDRLPVDPEELAPGIRGVVLLARTGQDLFLRQVLRSSTLSRAALGSDPIRRLLSAGPSFREMGIFFQLLALLRLPHRDGGHEHEVVVVDMPATGHALSLTGLPDLLLRLVPGGPIADALREGKGYLNDPAQSAAWVVTLPETLPVSECLELLAGLRRTEMPIGGVFLNRFPVDAYTPEERAALAPILAQHDVLGAETFNRPGLAHRETTRLRASTDAPIYVLPEVPHAHVVAALTEAAERAWLLPRPASSASPAPAATPANGTP; from the coding sequence TTGGACGCGATCGAAGACAAACGGATCCTCCTGCTCACCGGCAAGGGCGGCGTGGGCCGATCCATCGTGACGGCCGCCCTCGCGCACATCGCCCAGCGTCGCGGGCGGCGTGTGCTGGTCGCCGAGCTGGGGGACGATCCCGACGACTACTCGCCGCTCGCCCGGTATTTCGGGCGCGACAGGCTCCCTGTCGATCCGGAGGAGCTCGCCCCGGGGATCCGGGGCGTCGTCCTCCTCGCGCGGACGGGGCAAGACCTCTTCCTGCGGCAGGTGCTCCGCTCGTCGACCCTGTCGCGCGCGGCGCTCGGCTCCGACCCCATCCGCCGGCTCCTCTCGGCGGGGCCCTCGTTCCGCGAGATGGGCATCTTCTTCCAGCTCCTCGCGCTCCTGCGCCTGCCCCACCGTGACGGCGGACACGAGCACGAGGTCGTGGTCGTCGACATGCCCGCCACCGGTCACGCGCTCTCGCTCACGGGGCTCCCGGACCTCCTCCTCCGGCTGGTCCCGGGCGGCCCCATCGCGGACGCCCTCCGCGAGGGCAAGGGCTACTTGAACGATCCGGCCCAGTCGGCCGCGTGGGTGGTCACCCTCCCGGAGACCCTGCCGGTGAGCGAGTGTCTCGAGCTGCTCGCGGGGCTGCGGCGCACTGAGATGCCCATCGGCGGCGTGTTCCTCAATCGCTTCCCGGTCGACGCGTACACACCCGAGGAGCGCGCCGCGCTCGCGCCGATCCTCGCCCAGCACGACGTCCTCGGCGCCGAGACGTTCAACCGCCCGGGGCTCGCGCACCGCGAGACCACGCGGCTCCGCGCGAGCACCGACGCCCCGATCTACGTGCTGCCCGAGGTGCCACACGCGCACGTCGTGGCCGCGCTCACCGAGGCCGCCGAGCGCGCCTGGCTGCTCCCGCGGCCAGCCTCCTCGGCGTCGCCCGCGCCGGCTGCGACGCCTGCGAATGGCACCCCGTGA
- a CDS encoding AAA family ATPase, which yields MPAVPRVSEILRTHQVIVCCGAGGVGKTTTAAALSLAAARAGRRVLVLTIDPSKRLAETLGVERNPPDPVALPVDRARTAGIVAPGSLDAWMLDHKLVADSSVRRLTKSPEEAEKVLDNRIYKQVSTMVAGMHEYTAMEALYRLVNEGRYDLVVLDTPPSRHALDFLEAPKRLSRLVDSKAIAAFLPSSDGFVARAASKVIHKVLSAVFGEEFATEFTAFLSTFSALFQVLNVEVNTMRDFLSGPNVAFLLVTSPAPTTLTEAHYFQDKARELSLPFRGFVLNRSRALNGRKAMPDSSLGGPSPSPALQRAISKLQAAAAIELELAGRDLALLKDLEVRAGEGATAIALPDLPAGADDMATLVAVADVLDAS from the coding sequence ATGCCCGCTGTTCCAAGGGTTTCAGAGATCCTGCGCACCCACCAGGTCATCGTGTGCTGCGGCGCCGGAGGCGTCGGAAAGACCACGACGGCGGCGGCCCTCTCGCTCGCCGCGGCCCGCGCGGGCCGGCGCGTGCTGGTGCTCACCATCGACCCGTCGAAGCGCCTCGCCGAGACCCTCGGGGTCGAGCGCAACCCGCCCGATCCCGTGGCGCTCCCCGTGGACCGCGCGCGCACCGCGGGCATCGTGGCGCCAGGCTCCCTCGACGCGTGGATGCTCGACCACAAGCTGGTCGCCGACTCCTCGGTGCGCCGCCTCACCAAGTCGCCCGAAGAAGCCGAGAAGGTGCTCGACAACCGCATTTACAAGCAGGTGAGCACCATGGTCGCGGGCATGCACGAGTACACCGCGATGGAAGCGCTCTACCGCCTGGTGAACGAGGGCAGGTACGATCTCGTCGTGCTCGACACGCCTCCGTCACGCCACGCCCTCGACTTCCTCGAGGCCCCGAAGCGCCTCTCGCGCTTGGTCGACTCGAAGGCCATCGCCGCGTTCCTGCCGAGCTCCGACGGCTTCGTCGCGCGGGCCGCCTCCAAGGTGATCCACAAGGTCCTGAGCGCCGTGTTCGGCGAGGAGTTCGCCACGGAGTTCACCGCCTTCCTCTCCACGTTCTCCGCGCTGTTCCAGGTGCTGAACGTGGAGGTGAACACCATGCGCGACTTCCTCAGCGGGCCGAACGTCGCCTTCCTCCTCGTCACGTCGCCAGCGCCGACCACGCTCACCGAGGCGCACTACTTCCAGGACAAGGCCCGCGAGCTTTCCCTGCCCTTCCGCGGCTTCGTGCTGAACCGCAGCCGCGCGCTGAACGGGCGAAAGGCCATGCCCGACAGCTCCCTCGGCGGCCCCAGCCCGAGCCCCGCGCTTCAGCGCGCGATCTCGAAGCTGCAGGCCGCCGCGGCGATCGAGCTCGAGCTCGCGGGGCGCGATCTGGCCCTCCTGAAGGATCTCGAGGTGCGCGCCGGCGAGGGGGCGACGGCGATCGCCCTGCCCGATCTGCCCGCGGGCGCGGACGACATGGCCACTCTCGTCGCGGTGGCCGACGTGCTCGACGCGAGCTGA